ATCGATCGCATCCAGAGTGAAGCGCATGAGCTGCTTGAAGCTGTAGGTCTGTGGCCCGGCCAGCTCATAGGTCGTGCCGGTCGTTCCCAGCCGGATGACGGTCGCGACGGCCTTGGCGACATCGCCGACATAGGCAGGCTGAAAGGCCGTGTCGCCGCCGCCGATCAACGGCAAAGCCGGGGCCATATTGGCCATGGCGGCGAACCGGGTAAAGAAACCATCGCCTTCACCGAAAATGATCGATGGTCGCAGGATATCCGCGCTGGGTACGCGGTCGCGAATGCGGGCTTCGCCATCGCCCTTGGTCCGGGCATAATCGGATGCGGATGCCGTGTCGGCGCCGATCGCGGAAATATGCGCTAGATTGGTGATGCCGCGATTCGCGCAGGCTGTTGCGATTGCATCCGCGCCCTCGACATGCAGCGCATCGAACGTCTGACGCCCGGATTCATGCAATAGCGCGACCAGATTGACACAGGCATCAGCCCCATCCAGCGCAGCGTCGACCGATTCCGGGAAGCGCAGATTGGCCTGAACCAGTTGCACCTGTCCGACCATGCCATTGACGCGCAATTCGGGCGACAGGTGCGGACGCCGGGTTGCGACCCGCACACGCCAGCCATCCGCGACCAGCGCGCGCACAACATGACGACCGACAAAGCCGGAACCGCCAAAGACCGTGACCAGACCATTATGCATGCTGAGCAAGCTTTCCCTGTTGAGACTGCGCCTCGACTAGCCCGAAGGACGCCGCCTGTCCATCATGCGATGACGGGAATAGGGATACCCAAGACAGACCTATCGTGACCCTGTGCGCCCCTGCTATGAGGCGGGAAGACGCTGCAACCATCTGGGGCAACCACCCTCAGAAACCACCAGGAGACATTCATGCGAATCCTGTTGTTGAGCGGCGCCGGCATCAGCGCAGAGTCAGGATTGAAGACATTTCGCGACAATGACGGATTGTGGGAAAATCACCGCGTCGAGGACGTCGCGACGCCAGAAGCCTTTGCTCGCGATCCGCAGCTTGTCCATCGCTTCTATAATCTGCGTCGGGCGGCTCTGGCAGATGTGCGCCCAATCCGGCGCATATGGCGTTGGCGACCCTGCAGGACGGACTCCGAGACGCTGGCGGAGACCTCGTTATCGTGACTCAGAATGTCGATGACCTGCACGAGCGCGGCGGCGCGCGCGACATCATCCATATGCACGGGTCGCTGACCATGGCCCTTTGCGCGGCGTGCGGACATCGCTGGCCATGCCGGACGGAACTGACAGTCGCTTCGCAATGCCCCGCTTGTCAAAGCGTTGGCAGTCCGCGGCCCGATATCGTCTGGTTCGGGGAAATGCCCTATCACATCGCCCGGATCGAGGCCGAACTGGCACGCGCAGACCTGTTCGTCTCGGTCGGAACGTCGGGGGCAGTCTATCCCGCTGCCGGTTTCGTACAGATGGCGCGACAGGCCGGAATCCGCACGTTGGAGCTCAATCTGGAACCGTCGCTAGGATCGCACTGGTTCCATGAAACACGCAACGGCCCAGCCGGGACGATTGTCCCGGACTGGGCCGAAGAGACGCTCGCCGCGCTGGCGAGCGTCGATCATCTGCCGTGATCCTAGAAGCGGAAGCTACCGCGCAAAGTCACGGGAACGGAGAGTTTGGAACCGTCATCCGTGTAACCGGCAGCTGTAGCCGCCGCAGCACGATCTTGGCTGCCGGACCAGCGAATACCGGATTCCAGTGCAAGGCTCGCTGTGCGTGAGACAGGCATTTCAATGCCAGCCGTGCCGCTCGCAGTCGGGACCCAGCCCGCTTCGTTCAGCGCGATCGGTGCAGCCGTGGTCAATGTGATATCGTCGATATATTCCGCACCGACTGTCGCGCCGAGATAAGGCCGCAGACCTGAGCGGCCGGCACCAACATATTGGCGCAGTCCGAGTTCAGCGCCGTAGCTCTTATAATCGGAAAACTGACCATTGACGGTGACAGCGCCAATCGTGCCGACAGGCACGCCGGTTTCGCCTTCGGCTTCCTTGTAGAAGCCCCGCGCCAGAACCGTCGTATTGGGACGGACGTCACGCGCCAGACCGGCGGAAACCCGGTAACCGCGTTTGAACGCATCCGAATAGCCTGTCTGCGTGGTTGTCATCGGACCGACCGCATTACCGGCCTGAATGATATCACCATCGATGAATTCTTCCGCGCCGACTTCGAGCTCGAGACGCGTAGCGCCAATATGTTGCACGCCATAGCCTGCTGGACGATAGGACGCCCCATAGGAGGTTCCGTAGGATGAGTAGGTCGGTGCCGACCAGGAATTATGGCCGTAGCTGCTGCCCTGATAGGCACAGCCGGTCGCAGCCAGTGATAATGCGCCCGCAGCGCACAGAAGACGGTTGAGTTTCATAGGTCGAGCCCCTCGCTAGGTTAAGCTGAGCATCGACTTTGCAACTCCCGTACCAGTTCATGACGAGATGGTTAGAAAAGTCGGGATCGCGGACACTGAAAGGAAATGCAACTCGGCTCAAAGAGCGCGTTCCAGCGCCGTTTCACAATGAATGCGCGTCGTATCGAAGACCGGCAGCGGACTATTATCCGGATCAAGCAGCAACCCCACTTCGGGACAACCCAGGATCAGACAGTCCGCCCCCATCTGCTTCAACTGTTTCGCAATGGCGACATAGGCCTCCCGGCCCTCCGCCGTGACGACCTGGCGACATAAGTCCTCATAGATGATGTCGTGAATCTGCGTCCGATCATCAGGCGCCGGAACGATGGGCTGCTGGCCGAGACCGCGCAGCCGGTCGAGATAGAAGCGATCTTCCATGGTGAAACGGGTCCCGATCAGGCCGGGGCGGGAGAACCCCGCCGCCGTGATCCGCTCCGCCGTTGCGTCGGCGATATGAACAAGCGGGATCGACACATCCCGCATCATGCGCGGCACGACCTTGTGCATCGTGTTCGA
This genomic window from Algimonas porphyrae contains:
- a CDS encoding complex I NDUFA9 subunit family protein, giving the protein MHNGLVTVFGGSGFVGRHVVRALVADGWRVRVATRRPHLSPELRVNGMVGQVQLVQANLRFPESVDAALDGADACVNLVALLHESGRQTFDALHVEGADAIATACANRGITNLAHISAIGADTASASDYARTKGDGEARIRDRVPSADILRPSIIFGEGDGFFTRFAAMANMAPALPLIGGGDTAFQPAYVGDVAKAVATVIRLGTTGTTYELAGPQTYSFKQLMRFTLDAIDRRRLLVPVPWFASGALGFMGEMSGALPFVTPFLTRDQVENLKVDNVASGDHPGFAALNIAPDTIEAIVPDYLERFRKYGQFHDTRSPAKYR
- a CDS encoding aspartate/glutamate racemase family protein; this encodes MTVPSVTPPSMKTIGVLGGMSTASTLQYYELLCELSAERLGGVHSPRLLIHSVDFGQAAHLQTEGAWGALGDMLAAQAEALERGGADMIVLASNTMHKVVPRMMRDVSIPLVHIADATAERITAAGFSRPGLIGTRFTMEDRFYLDRLRGLGQQPIVPAPDDRTQIHDIIYEDLCRQVVTAEGREAYVAIAKQLKQMGADCLILGCPEVGLLLDPDNSPLPVFDTTRIHCETALERAL